Part of the Cyanobacteria bacterium FACHB-DQ100 genome, TGCCAACCAAACCGAACACCCTTACCAATGGAAGAATTTTCCGACGGTTGAGCCAGCAGAACGAAGGGTTGTGCAGAACGAAGGGTTGTGTCGCAAAGACTTTAAAGTAACAAACGAATCGGTCTCATTCGTATTGCTTTAAGCCCTCGCTCCAAAGAGTTCGCTGATAAACTGTGCTTGAGATACAATATCCCCTTGACTGATTCCTTTCACTTGTCCTTTGCGAATCATCGCCATTGCTTCAATTCCTCGCAACGTTCTCTTTGCTGTGTTAAATGATTGAAATCCCATCATCGGTCTCACAATCCGTTTGATTTTCCGATAGTCTTGCTCAATCCTGTTGTTCAAGTATCTGCTCTGCCGCAATTCGGTCTCAGTTTTCAATGTTTGATCTTGCTTCAATTCATCAATGGCAACGGGATAAGCCGCGTTTTTAT contains:
- a CDS encoding DDE-type integrase/transposase/recombinase; protein product: KNAAYPVAIDELKQDQTLKTETELRQSRYLNNRIEQDYRKIKRIVRPMMGFQSFNTAKRTLRGIEAMAMIRKGQVKGISQGDIVSQAQFISELFGARA